The Betta splendens chromosome 7, fBetSpl5.4, whole genome shotgun sequence genome includes a window with the following:
- the LOC129604329 gene encoding taste receptor type 1 member 1-like: TVDAYTCVSCKDTEWSEEGSTSCILRTVEYIAFTDAGAMLLSIGACAFMGLTLAMCLLFATNYNTPVVRSAGGPMCFLILGCLTLCALSVFFYFGKPTTLFCIMRLLPFILFYTVCLACFVVRSFQIVCIFKMAAQFPKLYSLWMKYQGQWLVITGAFVIQGLLLLCGYCYGPPMPYNERFWYPDKIIINCTFNLKTTAGPMALLVSLCSLCFIFSYMGKDLPKNYNEAKAITFCLLLLILTWIIFATVYLLYHDMLIITFNALAVLSSLYSFLLWYFLPKCYIIIFQPYKNTQQYFQGLIQNYTKTISQ, from the coding sequence ACAGTGGACGCCTACACATGTGTCTCCTGTAAGGACACAGAATGGTCTGAGGAAGGAAGTACATCATGCATTCTCAGGACAGTCGAGTACATAGCATTCACTGATGCTGGGGCCATGCTGCTCTCGATTGGGGCCTGTGCCTTCATGGGCCTCACATTAGCCATGTGTCTTCTCTTTGCCACTAACTACAACACACCTGTTGTCAGATCTGCTGGAGGACCAATGTGCTTTCTAATCTTAGGCTGTCTCACTCTGTGTGCTCTCAGTGTGTTCTTTTACTTTGGTAAGCCAACAACATTGTTTTGTATAATGAGGTTGTTACCATTCATTCTGTTCTACACTGTCTGTCTAGCATGTTTTGTTGTCCGCTCTTTTCAAATTGTGTGTATTTTCAAGATGGCCGCCCAATTTCCCAAGCTCTACAGTTTATGGATGAAATATCAAGGACAGTGGCTGGTCATCACCGGGGCATTTGTTATTCAGGGGCTTTTGCTTCTTTGCGGGTACTGTTACGGACCCCCCATGCCCTACAATGAAAGGTTTTGGTATCCGGACAAGATCATAATTAACTGTACCTTTAATCTGAAAACAACTGCTGGTCCTATGGCTTTACTTGTATCTCTATGCTCcctctgctttattttctcCTACATGGGAAAAGACCTCCCAAAAAACTACAATGAAGCCAAAGCAATAACTTTCTGTCTGCTCCTGCTGATCCTCACTTGGATCATCTTTGCCACAGTTTACTTGCTTTACCATGACATGTTAATCATAACCTTTAATGCTCTGGCTGTTCTCTCTAGTCTGTACTCATTTCTGTTGTGGTATTTCCTCCCAAAATGCTACATTATTATCTTCCAaccatacaaaaacacacagcagtacTTCCAAGGACTCATTCAGAATTATACCAAAACAATAAGCCAGTAG